In the genome of Bactrocera dorsalis isolate Fly_Bdor unplaced genomic scaffold, ASM2337382v1 BdCtg246, whole genome shotgun sequence, the window CATTATTGAAATAACTATTTGTTGCTAATAAACAATACTTACAACACATAAAGCCAGTaacaatgtaatatattttaacatttctatAATTTTGGTAAGTATTTAACCGAGTAAACATAAAAGACACGTacaatttgttattaaattatgGCAGTAGAATAATGCTTATTAAACACAGCTTTCATTTGACAGTCCCTACGCCAACATCACAGGGCGTCGAATTATCGAAATAAGTAAAACTttacatttcaattaaatattatttggtaGATTACTCGGTATTCGCATCTTATAAATGcacttatgaaaataaaaattttaatctttAAAATCATTTGtggtaattgaaaaatatataagacaATTTCCTtgctttacaataacaaaattttgccttataataataaaacccCTTATTATGTAGCGCAATGCATAAACGGTTTGTCGATACTGCAGTGCAGGTAATTTTCTTCCTAAATCCTGAGTAACTAGAAAATGCCAGTTTGGAGATATATGGGACAAAACCTTAAGGTTTATATGAAATTCAGTTgaactacaaaaattttgttaaactcacagataaaatgaattttcaagcaaaaaacTGTACATCAACATGGTGAAATTACTTATTTCGTATGGAATTTTCATCCGTTTATAAAACCCACACTTTCTACATAGAATTCAGAACGcataacaatatttatttcatattaatttattatatattggaatGCCATTGACTattcaaagtttataaaaatactaGAGTATCAACACTCTCAATATTGAAATAATCATAGTATGAGTTATTTAAGCACCTTGTTGAAATAACGGACCTATATAGCTGTTCGCACTTAATAAGAAAaggagtaaaaatatatttatatacatatatatattatatttctagggatattttatttaattaagcaTCAATGCGACAAGCTGTCAATTTTTGGCCCGCCAACAGCTCGAGCggaagtgaaaattaattgtaataatcgttaaatatttgttttatttataatcgtgtataaacaaaatgtgttattggctttaaagtgtaaaaaaatgtttcaacatctaaagtgaaaattaCGAATGAAATGGAAAAACTATATTATAATTTCCAAATTTAGCGACCAAGGTGAGTCTATGCCGGTTTATGACtgcaaaatataagaaaaatatctattaatttgcaattatattcaaatatgtgcatatacgtTACTTTGAAAACAATTCAGCAACCGGTATGGGATGTTTAATAGTGACAGTCTCTTTGCTAGCAGGAGTTTCATAAGCGATGACTTCAGTTGGCAAAACGCCGGCTAGCTGTTCCACGAGTGGTTCATTTACATGCTCTATAGCAGATGTAATGTTTTGCACCTCAGCAGGTTTGCTTTGCTCTAAAACTGGTGTAGTGTGTTCTTCTAACTCTTCTTTGTTAATCGTGGTGTGTGAAGCTTGTGCTGGGATATGTGGATCTTGTTGATGATCTACGGGCAGATTTGGTGATTGGATCACTGGTTTCTTTTCCTTAGAGTCTGCATGGCTTTCATTACTTTCACTACTTTCTTTTGAATTACTGTCCTCCTCACTACTATTTTTCTGTTCTTTTTCTGCATTGTCGCCGCTCTTTGGTGACTCCTCAGGATGGTGATATTTTGGCACTAACGGAACTGGTATATCACGTTTAACTGGCGTTGCTACATCTGCGCTCTCTGATTCGTGAGCTTCAGTGTGGTCACCAACTTCTGATACAACTGGATCTTCAGAATTTGTTTCATGTTGAACCTCTTCTTcagttgatttatttttttcatcaatATAAAGAAGTGGTGCCACTGGTACTGTAGATGCTCCAATTAGATGGGGATCTACTTGACGACGTTGTCGAGATTTGGGTAAATCGCGAGCAGGCGCTGGGCCAGGATGAGCTTTGCGGGATGGTATAGGTGTGGGCACAGATACTTTTGAAGACTTTCTCGTTTCTTTCTTTTGCCCATTTTCTCGCTTTTGACGATGATGAGTCGAATCAGCCTCCAAACTGTGCTCGCTTGACTCTTGTGAATGCTTATTTTCGTTTTGTCTGATAGGTAGCGCAGTTGGAGCAAAACGTGTTATATGATCATAAGGGTTGTCCTCAGCTTCACGTTTATGTTTCACAATCTCGCTCGGGTCAGTGATCTTGGTGATCTTCTCAGCAGGCTTGGGATCACTGGGTACATCGGGATTAATAGGACTAGGACGCTCTAGCGGTAAATCGTGGTCTTTAACTACCGTTGTAGTTTGTTGTGAGGCAGGAGCCGCAACGCAGCAAGCCACCAAACTGGCCaatattatcttcaaaaaaatataattagtctgatgttatataatatacatacatatgtatttactcacAATCTGTCGCATCGTTTTATATTTGCTGCATGAACCTTTGAAATATGAATCAACACTACTCTTGTAACCTTTATATTTATGGCTTTTATACATAAACACACAGTTAatatggaaaattgaaaatgagaaaaataaataaaagaagattGAAGTGAGAAAATGTTTGTGCACTGTCGGCTTAATGTTTACAGGAATTGTTAACTTTTCGATAATTTGTGCTAATTAAAGCGAATGTGAAGCACAAAACAGAGCAGTTATCAATTTAAGCTATATTTTGGAAAGTGGTAATGCGAATCCTCACCACATCACAGATAGTCATATTAGCGACTCaatgcaaacatttttattttgacctATTTTTAATGAGAAATGCACAGATAACCCGTCCGCCCATTTTTGTATGGATTGTTCGggccataaataaaaaattagcaagCCGCtcaacttatttattttcatctCTCCTTTGTAGgtgtgtattatttatttatttacgaatTTGCTTCATGTTAACAATCGGTTACGCAATGAATCACCAATTAGTGTGCAATTGATGAAAAACTGTTCCAAATGGTTCAACGTTTACGATTGTTACGCTGGGAATGCAATGAAGATCGATTAGTAACAAGATGTCATTCCTTACATTGTAAAACCACAAATAAAGatagaataaaaaagtataaataaaaattgctgaaaaggAAGTTTTGTGtgttcaaatattcaaaatcgCTGTTTTTAACGGACAGTAACTATGAACTGAAACTCTAAATTCCCATTCCCATTAATAATGAATTCATTGACctttaatattgttaaaatatattctatcgataaataattacataaaatatgtTCTTATGTATGTGGACTTGAAAGCAACTAGTGCGAATACAATTTTCTGAGTTCTTAAATAATCCGTGCTGTAACTTTATACTTGCACATATTGATACTGTAGACAAAATAactaattaaacattttattataatattgcaacttttaaatgtttgtaaaaAGGATTATACTATCTAGTACATATGAAGGCCTCCATTTAACCACATTAACCAATTGACTAAAACtttatgtattaatatttaatggCTAAGATGTAAACCACTACTAACTAGCTTCATATTCTTGTGCCTCCTCACTATAACTAATTTGGCTGTTATCAAAGTGTGCACTTGTTTGAAACACTTGTACCGGTTGAAATTCTCCATCTTTTAAGTTACTTTGCGGCTGCTCCGGCGACTCAGAAGAAATACTCGATGCCTTGGCTTTGGCCAGGAGTGGTTTAATAAGTAAACCCTTTAAACTATAATCTGTAACATTCAACTCAAGCTCCGCAACATCCAGTGACTTTTCTACCTCATTGACATTAGTGTTTACTTTATCTACAAACTGTTCCAACTTATCTATGCGTTCGCGTAGTTTCTGAAAATTATCGCTAAAAGCAAGAATGCCGCTGACGTGATTCTCCAAAATGCTGTTGTTTTCTGCACGCACCTGCAAATAAACTCAATTACTTTTATATTCATGACATTCACTTTAGTTTGCTTACACTCGAAAGCAGAGTTTCGAATTCGTCCAGTCGTGCCAGCATATCCTCAATACTCATACAAATCGGATTAATCTGTGCGAATGCAAATGTAAGATAAAGCATTATGTACAATACTTTGGCTCACCTCTCGATCCAAATTAAtgctttgcaaaatttttgcatAGCCCTCCGCAGCCTGTTCAACCATAATTTCCTTTTAGTTgtcaacaaatatttgtatctTATCAGCAAGGCGAAGTGAAAACAAAACAGCTGTTTCACTGCCGATGTGTTTCTTTAGCACACACAGCAGAATGCAATATTGTGTCCACTAAACATATATGAACGTGAATATTTGTTTGACATTAAATTTCTCATCGATTTGACTTGTTTGACGGCTGTGTATATtttaagcgaaaaaaatatattttcgtaaaCTGATTTGTGCCAAGTAAATTTGAAGAATTAAAGTGTTCTAACGATAATGAGTAATTACCGAGGAATTGGGGGTGGAGGCTTTCCATATAAAGTGAATCAGAACCGCAATGTTGGGGCATCTATGAACGCAGTGCCTCCACCTTCTTCGCTTAATAATCGTGGACCTCAGAGAGGGGGTGGTGCCGCGCGTGGCGCCGCTGGAACCACTGGAGCTACTAAGTACGGTTATACATCACTGGATTCGATAAGTCAGTTCACAGCTTCTCAAAATCTCATTGGTAAACGCAAAGCACATACAGAAGATGAATATTTTGATGATGATGAGGAGCAAACCCCGGAACAAGCCTATATTCCTGCACCAGGCTCACCCGGCTATGTGAATAAAAACAAGGCAGATAGTGATTCCGATGAAGATCCACTTGATCAGTTTATGGCTGGCATTGAACAGCAAGTACAGAAGGAAAAAGTTCGAAAAGAACATGCAGTAGTTTCTCCAGTCGAAGAAATTCCCGGACCAAAGAATGCGAAGGGCGTGCGCGGAGATATAGATGACGAGGACGACGAAGAAAGTTATTATCGGTACATGGAGGAAAACCCTAATGCAGGCCTTCGTGATGATGGTTCCGATATCGAAATAGAATATGACGAAGATGGCAATCCAATAGCGCCACCCAAAAAGAAAGACATTGACCCCTTACCACCTATATACCACTCAGAAATTGAATATGAGTCATTTGAAAAGAATTTCTACACGCAACATGAAGAAATTTCAAATCTGTCAGAAGATCAGGTTCGAGAGCTGCGGAAAACGTTGGGCGTCAAAGTAACTGGGCCAGAACCACCAAAACCAGTGTCCTCATTTGCGCATTTTGGTTTCGATGAAAGCCTAATGAAGTCAATACGCCGAGCAGAATATACCCAACCGACGCCCATACAAGCGCAGGCAGTGCCTACAGCTCTAGCTGGGCGCGACATTATAGGCATTGCAAAAACCGGTTCTGGTAAGACTGCAGCTTTTGTTTGGCCAATGCTTGTGCACATAATGGATCAACGTGAGCTGCGCACAGGTGATGGTCCCATTGGTCTAATTCTAGCACCCACGCGTGAATTATCGCTTCAAATATACAATGAAGCTAAAAAATTCGGAAAGGTCTACAATATCAATGTGGTATGTTGTTATGGAGGTGGCTCAAAATGGGAGCAAAGTAAAGCACTTGAACAGGGTGCCGAGATTGTTGTGGCTACGCCTGGTCGAATGATCGATATGGTAAAAATGAAAGCGACAAATTTGCGTAGGGTGACATTTCTAGTGCTAGATGAGGCAGATCGCATGTTCCACATGGGTTTTGAGCCGCAGGTTTGCAACGGAGTTGATAGAAGTAAGGTATTATTTATTTCCAAATCTTTTTTATTCTAGGTTCGGTCCATCTGCAATCACGTGCGTCCTGATCGTCAAACATTGCTATTTTCGGCCACATTCAAAAAGCGTATCGAACGTTTGGCACGCGATGTACTCACCGATCCCGTGCGCATCGTGCAAGGCGACCTCAATGAAGCCAACCAAGACATTACACAGTACGTTTATGTGTTCCCCAATCCACTGCAGAAGTGGAACTGGCTGCTCTGTCATTTGGTTAAGTTCCTATCGGAAGGCAGTGTATTGGTGTTTGTCACCAAAAAAGCGGATGCCGAGACTGTGGCCAACAACCTAATGGTGAAAGAATACAACTGTTTGCTTCTGCACGGTGATCTAGATCAAGCTGATCGTAACAAAGTCATAAcacaatttaagaaaaaagaatGCGACATACTAGTTGCCACCGATGTGGCTGCACGTGGCTTGGATATACCACATATACGCAACGTTATTAATTACGATATTGCACGCG includes:
- the LOC105232655 gene encoding uncharacterized protein LOC105232655; protein product: MKQIPQIIEKLTIPVNIKPTVHKHFLTSIFFYLFFSFSIFHINCVFMYKSHKYKGYKSSVDSYFKGSCSKYKTMRQIIILASLVACCVAAPASQQTTTVVKDHDLPLERPSPINPDVPSDPKPAEKITKITDPSEIVKHKREAEDNPYDHITRFAPTALPIRQNENKHSQESSEHSLEADSTHHRQKRENGQKKETRKSSKVSVPTPIPSRKAHPGPAPARDLPKSRQRRQVDPHLIGASTVPVAPLLYIDEKNKSTEEEVQHETNSEDPVVSEVGDHTEAHESESADVATPVKRDIPVPLVPKYHHPEESPKSGDNAEKEQKNSSEEDSNSKESSESNESHADSKEKKPVIQSPNLPVDHQQDPHIPAQASHTTINKEELEEHTTPVLEQSKPAEVQNITSAIEHVNEPLVEQLAGVLPTEVIAYETPASKETVTIKHPIPVAELFSNHKPA
- the LOC105232656 gene encoding biogenesis of lysosome-related organelles complex 1 subunit 4 produces the protein MVEQAAEGYAKILQSINLDREINPICMSIEDMLARLDEFETLLSSVRAENNSILENHVSGILAFSDNFQKLRERIDKLEQFVDKVNTNVNEVEKSLDVAELELNVTDYSLKGLLIKPLLAKAKASSISSESPEQPQSNLKDGEFQPVQVFQTSAHFDNSQISYSEEAQEYEAS
- the LOC105232657 gene encoding ATP-dependent RNA helicase DDX42 gives rise to the protein MSNYRGIGGGGFPYKVNQNRNVGASMNAVPPPSSLNNRGPQRGGGAARGAAGTTGATKYGYTSLDSISQFTASQNLIGKRKAHTEDEYFDDDEEQTPEQAYIPAPGSPGYVNKNKADSDSDEDPLDQFMAGIEQQVQKEKVRKEHAVVSPVEEIPGPKNAKGVRGDIDDEDDEESYYRYMEENPNAGLRDDGSDIEIEYDEDGNPIAPPKKKDIDPLPPIYHSEIEYESFEKNFYTQHEEISNLSEDQVRELRKTLGVKVTGPEPPKPVSSFAHFGFDESLMKSIRRAEYTQPTPIQAQAVPTALAGRDIIGIAKTGSGKTAAFVWPMLVHIMDQRELRTGDGPIGLILAPTRELSLQIYNEAKKFGKVYNINVVCCYGGGSKWEQSKALEQGAEIVVATPGRMIDMVKMKATNLRRVTFLVLDEADRMFHMGFEPQVRSICNHVRPDRQTLLFSATFKKRIERLARDVLTDPVRIVQGDLNEANQDITQYVYVFPNPLQKWNWLLCHLVKFLSEGSVLVFVTKKADAETVANNLMVKEYNCLLLHGDLDQADRNKVITQFKKKECDILVATDVAARGLDIPHIRNVINYDIARDIDTHTHRIGRTGRAGEKGTAYTLVTDKDKEFAGHLVRNLEGADQQVPDDLMELAMKSSWFRSSRFKQGKGKKIAIGGTGLGYRERSSGSSSIKSNSANESSSFASINKSISAAGPATDRYAAMREAYKAQYMSQFRASTDRTWEKTVPEAGVFAAPAPVLPSMQPTSSTSSGNAGAGDDSGKPRKKKSRWN